One region of Streptomyces capillispiralis genomic DNA includes:
- a CDS encoding ABC transporter ATP-binding protein, whose protein sequence is MLIRLLRTHLEPYKRPVALLVLLQFLQTCASLYLPTLNADIIDSGVVEGDTGYILSYGALMIGISLAQVVCNIGAVYYGARTASALGRDVRAAVFDRVQSFSAREVGHFGAPSLITRTTNDVQQVQMLVLMTFTLMVSAPIMCVGGIVMALGLDVPLSGVLVAVVPVLGLCVTLIVRRLRPLFRTMQERLDTVNRVLREQITGNRVIRAFVRDTYEQRRFRTHNTELTDVSLGTGNLLALMFPVVMTVVNLSSIAVVWFGAHRIDSGGMQIGDLTAFLAYLMQIVMSVMMATFMFMMVPRAEVCAERIQEVLDTSSSVVPPVAPVTELRRHGHLELRGAGFRYPGAEEPVLRAVDLVARPGEVTAVIGSTGSGKSTLLGLVPRLFDATDGEVLVDGVPVADVEPALLARTVGLVPQKPYLFAGTVATNLRYGHPDATDEELWHALEVAQGRDFVERLEGGLDAPIAQGGTNVSGGQRQRLAIARTLVQRPEIYLFDDSFSALDYATDAALRAALARETAEATVVIVAQRVATIRDADRIVVLDEGRVVGTGRHHELMADNETYREIVLSQLTEAEAA, encoded by the coding sequence GTGCTGATACGACTCCTGCGGACCCATCTCGAGCCCTACAAGAGACCCGTCGCCCTGCTGGTGCTGCTGCAGTTCCTGCAGACCTGCGCCTCGCTCTACCTGCCCACGCTCAACGCGGACATCATCGACAGCGGTGTCGTCGAGGGCGACACCGGTTACATCCTGAGCTACGGCGCCCTGATGATCGGCATCTCGCTGGCCCAGGTCGTGTGCAACATCGGTGCCGTGTACTACGGCGCCCGGACCGCCTCGGCGCTGGGGAGGGACGTCCGGGCCGCCGTGTTCGACCGGGTGCAGTCGTTCTCCGCGCGAGAGGTGGGTCACTTCGGCGCGCCCTCGCTGATCACCCGTACGACGAACGACGTCCAGCAGGTGCAGATGCTGGTGCTGATGACGTTCACCCTGATGGTGTCGGCGCCCATCATGTGCGTGGGCGGCATCGTGATGGCGCTCGGTCTCGACGTGCCGCTGTCCGGGGTGCTGGTCGCGGTGGTACCGGTGCTGGGGCTGTGCGTGACGCTGATCGTGCGCAGGCTGCGCCCGCTGTTCCGGACCATGCAGGAGCGGCTGGACACGGTGAACCGGGTGCTGCGCGAGCAGATCACCGGCAACCGCGTGATCCGCGCGTTCGTGCGGGACACCTACGAGCAGCGGCGGTTCCGGACGCACAACACGGAGCTGACCGACGTCTCGCTGGGCACCGGCAATCTGCTCGCGCTGATGTTCCCGGTGGTCATGACGGTGGTGAACCTGTCGTCGATCGCGGTGGTGTGGTTCGGCGCGCACCGGATCGACAGCGGGGGGATGCAGATCGGCGACCTGACCGCGTTCCTCGCCTATCTGATGCAGATCGTCATGTCGGTGATGATGGCCACCTTCATGTTCATGATGGTGCCGCGCGCCGAGGTGTGCGCGGAGCGCATCCAGGAGGTGCTGGACACCTCCTCCAGCGTGGTGCCGCCGGTCGCGCCGGTCACCGAGCTGCGCCGGCACGGCCATCTGGAGCTGCGGGGCGCGGGCTTCCGCTACCCGGGCGCCGAGGAGCCGGTGCTGAGGGCGGTCGACCTGGTGGCGCGGCCGGGCGAGGTCACCGCCGTGATCGGGTCGACCGGCTCCGGCAAGTCCACGCTGCTCGGTCTCGTCCCGCGGCTGTTCGACGCGACCGACGGGGAGGTGCTGGTCGACGGCGTGCCCGTGGCGGACGTCGAGCCGGCGCTGCTGGCGAGGACGGTCGGGCTGGTGCCGCAGAAGCCGTACCTGTTCGCGGGGACGGTGGCGACCAATCTGCGCTACGGCCATCCGGACGCCACCGACGAGGAGCTGTGGCACGCGCTGGAGGTGGCGCAGGGCAGGGACTTCGTGGAGCGGCTGGAGGGCGGCCTCGACGCGCCGATCGCGCAGGGCGGGACGAACGTCTCCGGCGGTCAGCGCCAGCGCCTGGCGATCGCCCGCACGCTGGTGCAGCGCCCGGAGATCTACCTCTTCGACGACTCCTTCTCCGCGCTCGACTACGCCACCGACGCGGCCCTGCGGGCGGCTCTCGCGCGGGAGACCGCCGAGGCGACCGTGGTGATCGTCGCGCAGCGGGTGGCGACCATCCGGGACGCCGACCGGATCGTGGTCCTGGACGAGGGCCGCGTCGTCGGCACCGGCCGGCACCACGAGCTGATGGCGGACAACGAGACCTACCGGGAGATCGTGCTCTCCCAGCTGACGGAAGCGGAGGCGGCCTGA
- a CDS encoding FGGY family carbohydrate kinase, whose product MGIVAGLDSAPDFTRIVVCDTDTGAVLRQGYAQHPAQGADGGRSSDVDPQAWLLSLGEAAGGGLLEGVQAIGVSAQQNALVPLDAQGNTVRPALVGGDKRAQVAAADLVDALGGREAWAQAVGCVPQAAQPVTKLRWMARSEPENAARTAVLLQAHDWLVWQLLGRPVRRTTDRGGASGTGYWAAATGGYRPDLVELALGHQAMLPEVIGPSDAAGTTPEGLLISAGTGETMAAAFGLGIGLGDAVVSLGASGSVMAVHPEALVDQHGMITSLADATGMHLPVVTTLNAVRALRGTAELLGLPDLESLSELAMKSTPGAHGLVLLPYLEGERTPNLPHTAGTLAGLRRESMRPEHLARAAFEGMLCGLADALDVLRGRGVDVRRVFLLGPAAELPAVQAAAPALFGAQVVVPQPADYAAIGAARQAAWALGVSQGALDPRTPPVWQGPVAQVLDPGEELAVGQAVRQQYVSVREQTHPAAFRS is encoded by the coding sequence ATGGGGATAGTCGCCGGGCTGGACAGTGCGCCCGATTTCACTCGCATCGTCGTCTGTGACACGGACACCGGAGCGGTGCTCAGGCAGGGGTATGCCCAGCATCCTGCGCAGGGCGCCGACGGCGGCCGTTCCTCCGACGTCGACCCGCAGGCCTGGCTGCTCTCGCTCGGCGAGGCGGCGGGCGGCGGGCTGCTGGAGGGCGTGCAGGCCATCGGGGTGTCCGCGCAGCAGAACGCGCTGGTGCCGCTGGACGCGCAGGGCAACACGGTGCGGCCCGCACTGGTGGGCGGTGACAAGAGGGCGCAGGTCGCGGCGGCCGATCTGGTCGACGCGCTCGGCGGGCGCGAGGCGTGGGCGCAGGCCGTGGGCTGTGTGCCGCAGGCCGCCCAGCCGGTGACCAAGCTGCGCTGGATGGCCCGTAGCGAGCCGGAGAACGCCGCGCGCACCGCCGTGCTGCTCCAGGCGCACGACTGGCTGGTGTGGCAGCTGCTGGGCCGGCCGGTGCGGCGGACCACCGACCGGGGCGGTGCCTCGGGCACCGGGTACTGGGCGGCGGCCACCGGCGGTTACCGGCCGGATCTGGTGGAGCTGGCGCTCGGTCACCAGGCGATGCTGCCCGAGGTGATCGGCCCGTCGGACGCGGCCGGTACGACGCCGGAGGGGCTGCTGATCTCGGCCGGTACGGGCGAGACGATGGCGGCCGCGTTCGGCCTCGGCATCGGGCTGGGCGACGCGGTGGTGTCGCTGGGCGCGTCCGGGTCGGTGATGGCCGTGCATCCGGAGGCGCTCGTCGACCAGCACGGGATGATCACCTCCCTGGCCGACGCGACCGGTATGCACCTGCCCGTCGTCACCACCCTGAACGCCGTGCGCGCCCTGCGCGGGACCGCGGAGCTGCTCGGGCTGCCCGATCTGGAGAGCCTGTCCGAGCTGGCGATGAAGTCGACGCCGGGGGCGCACGGGCTGGTGCTGCTGCCGTACCTGGAGGGTGAGCGCACCCCCAACCTGCCGCACACCGCCGGGACGCTGGCGGGGCTCAGGCGCGAGTCGATGCGGCCGGAGCACCTGGCGCGGGCCGCGTTCGAGGGGATGCTGTGCGGGCTCGCGGACGCGCTGGACGTGCTGCGCGGCCGGGGCGTGGACGTGCGGCGGGTCTTCCTGCTCGGTCCGGCGGCCGAACTGCCCGCCGTGCAGGCGGCGGCGCCCGCGCTGTTCGGTGCGCAGGTGGTGGTGCCGCAGCCCGCGGACTACGCGGCGATCGGCGCGGCCCGGCAGGCCGCCTGGGCGCTCGGGGTGTCGCAGGGCGCGCTGGACCCGCGGACGCCGCCGGTCTGGCAGGGTCCGGTGGCGCAGGTGCTGGATCCCGGCGAGGAGCTGGCGGTGGGGCAGGCGGTGCGGCAGCAGTACGTGTCGGTGCGCGAGCAGACGCATCCGGCCGCTTTCCGTTCCTAG
- a CDS encoding YtxH domain-containing protein: MRYRLTFVAGVVLGYVLGTKAGRERYEQLKRSAQQFTQNPAVRNTAESAAQQGREFADKAYHVVSDKVGDRMPDSVAQRVRTLRERTAHGPAEDDWGTSNT; the protein is encoded by the coding sequence ATGCGATACCGGCTCACGTTCGTCGCCGGAGTCGTCCTGGGCTACGTGCTGGGCACGAAAGCCGGGCGCGAGCGCTACGAGCAGTTGAAGAGGTCCGCGCAGCAGTTCACGCAGAACCCCGCCGTCCGCAACACCGCGGAGAGCGCGGCCCAGCAGGGCCGCGAGTTCGCGGACAAGGCGTACCACGTGGTGAGTGACAAGGTCGGCGACCGTATGCCCGACTCGGTCGCCCAGCGGGTGCGCACCCTGCGCGAGCGCACCGCCCATGGTCCGGCGGAGGACGACTGGGGCACCAGCAACACTTGA
- a CDS encoding DUF779 domain-containing protein, whose product MAARTRRVELTPAAEDLVRLLAGRHGPVMFHQSGGCCDGSAPMCYPRGEFRVGASDVLLGHVAGDTPFWMSADQYAYWSHTHLTVDVVAGRGSGFSLEAPEGVRFLIRSRLLTDTEWRSIEAEPPLPTGADPEER is encoded by the coding sequence ATGGCGGCCCGCACCAGGCGCGTCGAGCTGACCCCGGCCGCCGAGGACCTGGTGCGGCTGCTGGCCGGGCGGCACGGGCCGGTGATGTTCCACCAGTCCGGCGGCTGCTGCGACGGCAGCGCCCCGATGTGCTACCCGCGCGGCGAGTTCCGCGTGGGCGCCTCGGACGTCCTGCTCGGGCACGTGGCCGGCGACACCCCGTTCTGGATGAGCGCGGACCAGTACGCGTACTGGTCGCACACGCACCTCACCGTGGACGTCGTCGCCGGCCGCGGCAGCGGCTTCTCCCTGGAGGCCCCGGAGGGCGTACGGTTCCTGATCCGCTCACGGCTGCTCACCGACACCGAGTGGCGGAGCATCGAGGCGGAGCCGCCCCTGCCCACGGGGGCGGACCCGGAAGAACGCTGA
- the adh gene encoding aldehyde dehydrogenase: MVYAQPGTDGSIVEFAPRYDNFIGGEWVAPVEGRYFENPTPVTGKVFCEVARSSAADVKLALDAAHAAAARWGRTSTTERANILNRIADRIEENLERIAVAETWENGKPVRETLAADIPLAVDHFRYFAGVVRAQEGSIAEIDADTVAYHFHEPLGVVGQIIPWNFPILMAAWKLAPALAAGNCVVIKPAEQTPVSLLYVVELIADLLPPGVLNVVNGFGVEAGKPLASSPRVAKVAFTGETTTGRLIMQYASENIIPVTLELGGKSPNIFLPDVMAADDDYLDKAVEGFVMFALNQGEVCTCPSRALIHSSIYDAFMARCIERTEAIVGGDPLDPATMIGAQASNDQFEKILSYIDIGKQEGARLLTGGDRRTVPGLEGGYYIQPTVFRGDNDMRIFQEEIFGPVVSVTTYDSVDEALKIANDTLYGLGAGLWTRDGSTAYRMGRAIKAGRVWTNCYHAYPAHAAFGGYKKSGIGRENHKMMLDHYQQTKNLLVSYSGQKLGFF; this comes from the coding sequence ATGGTGTACGCGCAGCCCGGAACGGACGGAAGCATCGTCGAGTTCGCCCCGAGGTACGACAACTTCATCGGCGGCGAGTGGGTCGCCCCCGTGGAGGGCCGGTACTTCGAGAACCCGACGCCGGTGACCGGCAAGGTGTTCTGCGAGGTGGCCCGTTCCTCCGCCGCCGACGTGAAACTCGCCCTGGACGCCGCCCACGCGGCCGCTGCCCGCTGGGGGCGGACGTCCACCACGGAGCGGGCGAACATCCTCAACCGGATCGCGGACCGCATCGAGGAGAACCTGGAGAGGATCGCCGTCGCGGAGACGTGGGAGAACGGCAAGCCGGTGCGCGAGACGCTGGCCGCCGACATCCCGCTGGCCGTGGACCACTTCCGGTACTTCGCGGGCGTGGTGCGCGCGCAGGAGGGCAGCATCGCGGAGATCGACGCGGACACCGTCGCCTACCACTTCCACGAACCGCTCGGCGTGGTCGGCCAGATCATCCCGTGGAACTTCCCGATCCTGATGGCCGCCTGGAAGCTGGCGCCCGCGCTGGCCGCCGGGAACTGCGTGGTCATCAAGCCGGCCGAGCAGACCCCGGTCAGCCTGCTGTACGTGGTCGAGCTGATCGCCGACCTGCTCCCGCCGGGCGTGCTGAACGTCGTCAACGGCTTCGGCGTGGAGGCCGGCAAGCCGCTCGCGTCCAGCCCCCGGGTGGCGAAGGTGGCGTTCACCGGCGAGACCACCACGGGCCGCCTGATCATGCAGTACGCCAGCGAGAACATCATCCCGGTCACGCTGGAACTGGGCGGCAAGAGCCCGAACATCTTCCTGCCCGACGTGATGGCCGCCGACGACGACTACCTGGACAAGGCCGTCGAGGGCTTCGTGATGTTCGCGCTGAACCAGGGCGAGGTGTGCACCTGCCCGTCCCGCGCCCTGATCCACTCCTCGATCTACGACGCGTTCATGGCCCGCTGCATCGAGCGCACCGAGGCCATCGTCGGCGGCGACCCGCTCGACCCGGCCACCATGATCGGCGCGCAGGCGAGCAACGACCAGTTCGAGAAGATCCTGTCCTACATCGACATCGGCAAGCAGGAGGGCGCCCGGCTGCTGACCGGCGGCGACCGCCGCACCGTGCCCGGCCTGGAGGGCGGCTACTACATCCAGCCGACCGTCTTCCGCGGCGACAACGACATGCGGATCTTCCAGGAGGAGATCTTCGGCCCGGTGGTGTCGGTGACGACGTACGACTCGGTCGACGAGGCGTTGAAGATCGCCAACGACACGCTGTACGGCCTCGGGGCGGGCCTGTGGACCCGGGACGGCAGCACCGCCTACCGGATGGGCCGCGCGATCAAGGCGGGCCGGGTGTGGACCAACTGCTACCACGCCTACCCGGCGCACGCGGCGTTCGGCGGCTACAAGAAGTCCGGCATCGGCCGCGAGAACCACAAGATGATGCTGGACCACTACCAGCAGACCAAGAACCTGCTGGTGAGCTACTCCGGCCAGAAGCTCGGGTTCTTCTGA
- a CDS encoding helix-turn-helix domain-containing protein, with amino-acid sequence MAGSSDLRRRRATLEDEWSRWVPRMGATGPRPSGGAALREDVAESWVRSLSSVDPTQDSAPAADGDAVRRRWSASPLRRPVDGLAEELRSIAEDAGFVTAVTDASGTILWTCGGRTMRRRAERVNFAPGGRWDEPAMGTNALSLALRTGRPSSVFSAEHLVTALHGWVCYCAPVHGPDGGLLGVLDMSTTWDRSHPLAMSTVRSLAATIEARLRAEAPRRTPRAPAPVRLTCLGAQRAVREGGAALVLRPRQLEILTLLALEPEGFPPERLRAALYGDRPVTASTFKAEISHLRRALDGGVATRRYALTAPVSCDATDVLRALESGDADTALDLYRGPLLPRSVAPGIEAWRTFLEVAVREAVLASGRPDHALRFGERAPYDAEVHEHALRLLGPGDPRRALAAGRLAAALRD; translated from the coding sequence ATGGCAGGCAGCAGCGACCTGAGGCGGCGCAGGGCCACCCTGGAGGACGAGTGGTCCCGCTGGGTGCCGAGGATGGGTGCCACCGGGCCGAGACCGAGCGGCGGGGCGGCGCTGCGCGAGGACGTGGCCGAGTCCTGGGTGCGCTCGCTGAGCAGCGTCGACCCGACGCAGGACAGCGCCCCGGCCGCCGACGGGGACGCCGTGCGCCGCCGCTGGAGCGCCTCGCCGCTGCGCCGGCCGGTCGACGGGCTCGCCGAGGAGCTGCGCAGCATCGCCGAGGACGCGGGATTCGTCACCGCCGTCACCGACGCGTCCGGCACCATCCTGTGGACGTGCGGCGGCCGCACCATGCGCCGGCGGGCCGAGCGCGTCAACTTCGCGCCCGGCGGCCGCTGGGACGAGCCGGCCATGGGCACCAACGCCCTGTCGCTCGCGCTGCGCACCGGCCGCCCCAGTTCCGTCTTCTCGGCGGAGCACCTGGTGACGGCCCTGCACGGCTGGGTCTGCTACTGCGCGCCGGTCCACGGCCCCGACGGGGGCCTGCTCGGCGTGCTGGACATGTCCACCACCTGGGACCGGTCGCATCCGCTGGCCATGTCCACCGTGCGCTCGCTCGCGGCGACCATCGAGGCCCGGCTGCGCGCCGAGGCCCCCCGCCGCACGCCGCGCGCGCCCGCCCCGGTGCGGCTGACCTGCCTGGGCGCGCAGCGGGCGGTGCGCGAGGGCGGCGCCGCCCTCGTCCTGCGCCCGCGCCAGCTGGAGATCCTGACCCTGCTCGCGCTGGAGCCCGAGGGTTTCCCGCCGGAGCGGCTGCGCGCGGCCCTGTACGGGGACCGGCCGGTCACCGCGTCCACGTTCAAGGCGGAGATCTCCCATCTGCGCCGGGCCCTCGACGGCGGGGTCGCCACCCGCCGCTACGCGCTGACCGCTCCCGTGTCCTGCGACGCCACCGACGTGCTGCGCGCGCTGGAGAGCGGGGACGCGGACACCGCGCTGGACCTGTACCGCGGCCCGCTGCTGCCCCGCTCGGTCGCGCCGGGCATCGAGGCGTGGCGCACCTTCCTGGAGGTGGCCGTGCGGGAGGCGGTCCTGGCGAGCGGCCGCCCGGACCACGCCCTGCGCTTCGGTGAACGCGCCCCCTACGACGCCGAGGTGCACGAGCACGCGCTGCGCCTGCTCGGCCCGGGCGACCCGCGCCGCGCCCTCGCGGCCGGCCGGCTCGCCGCGGCCCTGCGCGACTGA
- a CDS encoding ANTAR domain-containing response regulator: protein MTSAASFPFPGRLNTLVIGGRTDADRVLLTPRGELVRGCADVLAERLARVPEGTARVDVDMSGVYFMDTAGLEFLEVLREHGRRRSVPVTATRWNGQPRLILELAGLDPADPLRPPAPGDGPSPASPPVAPERQERLRLLQEEVEQLRQAIASRPVIDQARGILMATHGCTSEEAWHILREASQMSNTKLRTVAAALTASAQAQGAPPPEEVRTALSRALARRASR, encoded by the coding sequence ATGACCTCCGCGGCATCGTTCCCCTTTCCGGGAAGGCTGAACACCCTGGTCATCGGCGGTCGTACGGACGCGGACCGGGTGCTGCTCACCCCCCGCGGCGAGCTGGTCCGCGGGTGCGCGGACGTCCTGGCCGAGCGGCTGGCGCGGGTGCCCGAGGGCACGGCCCGGGTCGACGTGGACATGAGCGGTGTGTACTTCATGGACACGGCGGGCCTGGAGTTCCTGGAGGTGCTGCGCGAGCACGGCCGGCGACGGTCGGTGCCGGTCACGGCCACGCGCTGGAACGGCCAGCCGCGCCTCATCCTGGAGCTGGCCGGCCTCGACCCCGCCGACCCGCTGCGCCCGCCGGCGCCGGGCGACGGACCGTCACCGGCCTCCCCGCCGGTGGCCCCGGAGCGGCAGGAGCGGCTGCGGCTGCTCCAGGAGGAGGTCGAGCAGCTGCGGCAGGCGATCGCCTCCCGCCCGGTCATCGACCAGGCGCGCGGCATCCTGATGGCGACCCACGGCTGCACCTCCGAGGAGGCCTGGCACATCCTCCGGGAGGCGTCGCAGATGTCCAACACCAAGCTCCGCACGGTCGCCGCGGCCCTCACCGCCTCCGCCCAGGCGCAGGGCGCTCCCCCGCCCGAGGAGGTCCGCACCGCCCTGTCCCGGGCCCTGGCCCGCCGCGCGTCGCGGTGA
- a CDS encoding STAS domain-containing protein: protein MRPLEGCRGVRAAGEIGLGTRTIWERVLEQAVRGGESVYYLELSEVTFVDVAGAGALVAAAERLEDGRRFVVRRPPPALSRVLEMFWPHQPAIEVSTS, encoded by the coding sequence GTGCGCCCACTGGAAGGATGCAGGGGTGTCCGCGCGGCCGGGGAGATCGGCCTGGGCACCCGCACGATCTGGGAACGCGTGCTGGAACAGGCGGTGCGCGGAGGTGAGTCTGTGTACTACCTGGAGCTGTCCGAGGTGACGTTCGTCGACGTCGCGGGCGCCGGCGCGCTCGTCGCCGCCGCCGAGCGGCTGGAGGACGGCCGCCGCTTCGTCGTGCGCAGGCCGCCGCCCGCCCTGAGCCGGGTGCTGGAGATGTTCTGGCCCCACCAGCCGGCGATCGAGGTGTCGACGTCATGA
- a CDS encoding anti-sigma factor RsbA family regulatory protein, with protein sequence MSTATGPLGTAPDHFVHPALFYRDEREYLAGTVPFVREGLAAGEPVAVAVPGERLRLIEDALGDDAGRVRLLDMRQAGRNPGRIIPGVLRAFADTCPDGQRVRIIGEPIWAGRSATEYPACVQHEALINAAFRGRTVTVLCPYDAVGLPGHVLADAHATHPTVIPAGSRSVRDSAAYAPDAVVARYNEPLPLVEDAMTVPFVAESLPPARYAATDEGRRLGLTGVRLEDLALATAELTTNSVLHGGGAGVLRVWGEDGHVVCEVRDRGRLTDPLAGRRPAGRDQRGGRGLLLVNLIADLVRVHTGDEGTTIRCWFAR encoded by the coding sequence ATGAGCACCGCGACCGGACCCCTGGGCACCGCCCCGGACCACTTCGTCCACCCCGCCCTCTTCTACCGCGACGAGCGGGAGTACCTGGCGGGCACCGTCCCCTTCGTGCGCGAGGGACTCGCGGCCGGCGAGCCCGTCGCGGTCGCCGTGCCCGGCGAGCGGCTGCGGCTCATCGAGGACGCGCTGGGCGACGACGCCGGGCGCGTGCGCCTCCTCGACATGCGCCAGGCCGGCCGCAACCCGGGCCGGATCATCCCCGGGGTGCTGCGCGCCTTCGCCGACACCTGCCCGGACGGGCAGCGGGTCCGGATCATCGGCGAGCCGATCTGGGCCGGCCGCTCCGCGACCGAGTACCCCGCCTGCGTCCAGCACGAGGCGCTGATCAACGCCGCCTTCCGGGGCCGTACGGTGACCGTCCTGTGCCCCTACGACGCCGTGGGCCTGCCCGGGCACGTGCTCGCCGACGCCCATGCCACCCACCCCACCGTCATCCCGGCCGGCTCCCGCAGCGTGCGGGACAGCGCGGCCTACGCCCCCGACGCGGTCGTCGCCCGCTACAACGAGCCGCTGCCGCTGGTCGAGGACGCCATGACGGTGCCCTTCGTGGCCGAGTCGCTGCCCCCCGCCCGGTACGCCGCGACCGACGAGGGACGGCGGCTGGGCCTGACCGGCGTCCGGCTGGAGGACCTGGCCCTCGCCACGGCCGAGCTGACCACCAACAGCGTGCTGCACGGCGGCGGCGCGGGCGTGCTGCGGGTCTGGGGCGAGGACGGCCACGTGGTGTGCGAGGTGCGCGACCGGGGGCGGCTCACCGATCCGCTCGCCGGACGCCGGCCGGCCGGCCGCGACCAGCGCGGCGGGCGCGGACTGCTGCTGGTCAACCTGATCGCCGACCTGGTGCGGGTGCACACCGGGGACGAGGGCACGACGATCCGGTGCTGGTTCGCCCGCTAG
- a CDS encoding rod shape-determining protein yields the protein MTASLEQLRRCHFAVDLGAARTRVYVKGAGLVVDQPSVAAVNTRTGALIAVGEFAEKMTGRTPGYIRVVRPVSGGTVVDIEMAQRMLRQLLGDRIRRTLRRKPRLRAAACTPHDADPLAQRAAIETLVGLGARRVELVDTLIAAAVGCGLPVERPEATMIMVCGAAATQVAVLSLGAIVTAERIPVGGEAVDNAIVQHLRHQHQLMLPSQSVRPLQLALHGNGLTPQGPESTEIHGRDVATGLARSVTVDTAAVRHAIQTPLTAVLDGIGKVLRECPPDLVADLVDRGIMMVGGSALLPGLDQMLRQATGMPVHIAERPDVCAVQGLGEMLEGRIAPMVLDPLGA from the coding sequence GTGACCGCCAGTCTGGAGCAGCTGCGCCGCTGCCACTTCGCCGTCGACCTGGGGGCGGCCCGCACCCGGGTGTACGTCAAGGGCGCCGGGCTCGTCGTCGACCAGCCGTCCGTCGCCGCCGTGAACACCCGCACCGGGGCGCTGATCGCGGTCGGGGAGTTCGCGGAGAAGATGACGGGCCGCACCCCGGGGTACATCCGCGTCGTACGGCCGGTGTCCGGCGGCACGGTCGTCGACATCGAGATGGCGCAGCGCATGCTGCGGCAGCTGCTCGGCGACCGGATCCGCCGCACCCTGCGCCGCAAGCCCCGGCTGCGGGCCGCGGCCTGCACCCCGCACGACGCCGACCCGCTCGCGCAGCGCGCCGCGATCGAGACGCTGGTGGGTCTGGGCGCCCGCCGGGTGGAGCTGGTCGACACGCTCATCGCCGCGGCCGTCGGCTGCGGCCTCCCCGTGGAGCGGCCCGAAGCAACCATGATCATGGTGTGCGGGGCGGCGGCCACCCAGGTGGCCGTGCTGTCCCTCGGGGCGATCGTGACGGCGGAGCGCATCCCGGTGGGCGGCGAGGCCGTCGACAACGCGATCGTGCAGCACCTGCGCCACCAGCACCAGCTGATGCTGCCGAGCCAGTCCGTCCGGCCGCTCCAGCTCGCCCTGCACGGCAACGGGCTCACCCCGCAGGGCCCGGAGTCCACGGAGATCCACGGCCGGGACGTCGCCACCGGTCTGGCCCGTTCGGTGACGGTCGACACGGCGGCCGTGCGGCACGCCATCCAGACACCGCTCACCGCCGTCCTCGACGGCATCGGCAAGGTGCTGCGGGAGTGCCCGCCGGACCTGGTCGCCGACCTCGTGGACCGCGGGATCATGATGGTCGGCGGGAGCGCCCTGCTGCCGGGCCTGGACCAGATGCTCCGTCAGGCCACGGGCATGCCGGTGCACATCGCCGAACGCCCGGACGTGTGCGCCGTACAGGGGCTCGGCGAGATGCTGGAGGGCCGGATCGCCCCGATGGTGCTGGACCCGCTGGGCGCCTGA